In Mauremys reevesii isolate NIE-2019 linkage group 9, ASM1616193v1, whole genome shotgun sequence, the genomic stretch CAGTCTAGCTATTCCTTCAGATCGTGAAGTGACCAGTGAGTCTGGATGTCGATGatgatatcgattctcctgcgcGTGCGTGCTTGTGGTGCTCCTGAAATTCACACCGCAATGCGTTgagcgcctgcttggcgctgaAGAGAAGGGAGACTGGTGGTGGGTGGGATTCATGGAAGTTGGGTCTGGGAtgggcagtggctgcagaactttcgtgcACTGAGAACTTTCATGATGGGCCTGTGTGAGCTCGCCCCCCTCCTGCCTGCTCTCTGCAAGCAAGGACACAAGCCTGGACTGCCGGGGGGGTGTGCTGGCAACTCCAGAAGCTGGTCCAGACAGCAATGGCAAGCGGAAGCTAAACGGTCGGAAAATGGAGAGAAGGAATGGAGTTGTTTTAAGAATCATTTTTTTGATGCAAGTTGCAGGCAGGTGCAGCACATTGTCGAGAAAGACCGTGACTTGGGGGAGCTGGATGGTGGCAGGGGTGGTGAGGGGGCTTTATTCCTATGGGGACATTCGATAGATGGGGCGATATTGGCAttctcctgccccccacctaTCAGGTTCTCTAAGGTATGTTCTCCATGTTGTGGATCACCATGTGGCTCAGGCACGATTTGCATGGGCGCTTCATGGCTGTTTTATGATGCATTCATGGTGCATGATGCTGGCCTGAACAGTGGCTGATTCAGGAGCTTACAGGGACAGAAGAGGGGACAGGGAGATCACAAGGAGGGAGTGAAGAGCCagcccatcccagccctgggcgccGCCCTGCCTTGGAGAACCCTTGGCTCACCCCCTACAGGGAGAGGACTTGGCGGGAGGGCCGGGGGGAGGGTGAGCAGGGCTAGTGACGTGCTTGCTGACTGTGCTTGTGCGTTTAGTGCGCTTAaatgggttgtggggggggggttaagctTGCTAAGCTTGCATATATCCGCTTATTGTGCTTTGCTGTACCCTCCACCAGCTTGTTGAAGGAAGGTGTGTAATTCAGATGGAAGGAGGAAAGGTGAAATCATCAGTCAGAGTCCTGGAATGcaggatgccttgagggaagaatttgagctgaaagccaacagtaatgtgctataataaagactgttttcaaagccaagaattgttttattgaaaaaaaaaacttccttgacagacagacacacaacattttcatGAACActttcgggatttttctcaaattgTGCAGCtggggtcacctgaggcaagagcagtagagtgcaactgatgagcagagtggctgacaggGAATTCTGGGATGAGATGTTACTTGTCCTCAGGCTTAGACCTTCTGTAATGAACATTCCAGCTGAACTCTTTTGGATAGTGTGCAGTCAGATTGCTTCAGATGGCCTTATCCAATTAGCAGTTCCTTCAACTGATTATAATGGTGAGCTAGTTACCTTTTTACACAGATGAGACAATGTGGTTCTAGGCTGGTCTCTGTATCTTTTGACTAGTAAAGCCATGGGTCACAATAGATTATTTCACCTGATCTCTGATTTCCTTGTCCTCTGGAATTCCCTGTGGCACATGGCCTTCAGTTTTGACTTCTGTCCATCTTGACAATGATGTGACTGTGCCACCATCATTAAGCGATGTCATCAAAGCCTCACTTAACAAGAGAAAGATGTTAATTATCCTCAGACATGCAGATGTCCACCCCCCTCCTTAAGAAGCCATCTCTTGACACTGAAGTGCTTgccagctgtcaaatcccccatTTTCAGGGAACAAGATTGAGAAGCTGTGGCTATTCCAGTCCAGGAGCACTTGGACATTAGTGGCATCCCAGATAGTTCCCATTTTAGGACTAGCATTTTTTGGATTTGAGATCGCACTTGTCAGGCTCACGGATGACCTCTCACTGGTTTTAAATCAGGGTCAGCTTGTCATTTTGGTCATGGTGGATTTCTTAACGTCTTTTAACACGAGTGAACACAGTTACTGCTTTGACAGCTAAGGAACATAGCTAGTGTGTCTGGAGCTGCTCTGAAGTCTTACCTAGAAGAAAGGAGTCAGTCCACAGTGGTAATATGAGATTTGAAACGCTGTGTCCTTCAAAGGTCCCTTTATCACCCATGTTGGTCAATGTATATACTGAGCTCTTTTAGCCAGATAATTTCTTACTATGGGATGTGGGCACAGCTGTACATCTGTTGCCCTGTGGACAATACAGTTCAAGTCTCTGGCCTGGAGGGATGTTTGAACTATCTTGTCTGGACACATTAAAACTTCTGTGTTCCCAGGATTGGTTATGAAGTCTTGCTACTGGATAGAGTTAGTTACTACAAGAAGGCTCATTCTAGTTGAGAGGGTGTGATTAGAAGCAGTGAGTCAGCCATGCCCTCTCTAggaagtcccacccccaccctccatgtGTTCCATGTGATAGGAACCTTTTTTGCACGTGCACTTCACAATTTGCACAGGTGATGCACAGGTGATTTATCTCAGGGTAACCTCACAACAGCAATCCCTGCCTTTGTGTCTCATACACTCAGCTGATGAAATTCCCTCTTGTTAGGGCTAACAGTAGAGTTGCTCCACTATTAGCCACTTGTTCAGAATCCAGCATCCCTTTTCTCACTGATCTAACAATCACATTCATGTTATGCCCACTTCGCATTCTTTGCACTGTCTGCCTGTGCAGTGGCACATTAACTGTTAGCTGGTACTGCTGGTTTTTAAAGGCTGCAACAAGGTAGGCTCCCTGACTATATTTGAAACGTCTTCCTTGGAATTCATCTTGAAGAGGATCTCTGGTATGACatgaccatagaatcatagaatatcagggttggaagggacctcagatcCCTTTAGGAATCCCACCATCATACTCAGAAAAAGGAATTAGTGTCTTTGTCATGGTGGGCCCTAGGGTGTGGAATTCACTTAACCATATAATCCAGTAGTCCATCTCTCAGCCCACCATTAAACACTCCTCCTTCCCCGGTGTTTTTTAGAACAACTACTTCCCTCTAATTTATACTTTTCCATCCATTCCCTTCTTTCCTCTTTAGATTCTGCATTGAACATCCTCAAATTTGTTTCAGTTGTTAATTTTAGTGAGGTTCTTTAGGGGTTTTTTGAATTGCATTTGAATTAAtatttagaaattgattttagtAGGGAGCACAGCACCTTGACAAGGGAGCTGCcctacagaaataaaacccaaaGGCTTTATTGTCCGCCCATTTCCAAAGGCGTGTATATGTGTGCTTCATTTTTTGTGGGTTCCCCCCCGTTAGTTCCTAGAAATACTCAGAAAACTTTAAAGCAATATTGTTGGCTGGAACTTGAGCTTCTGTTCTGCAGCTGGTCCTGTATAGGCCTAGGGATTTGCTCACAAGAAGCCAGTTGCAGAACTGGGGGTCCGTGTGtgcaaaaacaacaacacagattCATtcgggtaaaattttcaaaagtgcccaagtggcttaggctcctaaatcccattttcaaaagtgacttaggcttcCAAGTACCTAAGGCCCATTCACTTAGGTTCTCACAGGCCAGAacttgaaaggtatttaggcacctaaagatgtagATAAGTGCCTCATGAGATTTTCAGTAGTGCCTAATTAGGTTAGATGCCAACctcatattgatttcaatgggagttaggtgcctaatctgtttaggtgcttttggaaatcccagGGGGCACCTatgtgcatctttaggtgcctaaatacctttgaaatctGGCCCTCAGGCCAGGATCCTCAAAGGCATAAAcatctctgaggatctgggcctaagaaccaaagtcacttttgaaaatgggacttaggcacctaagatacttctgaaaatgttacctgCAATCTAAATTAAGGATTCCTATTTAGAAAAGTAAAGGTAGGTCCCTGTATTTAAAACACTTCTGCTTAAAGATAGTACAAATCTGGCACCCCAGAATGCAATTTTAGCTTGACGTGATTTGAAATGGCCAAGATATCAAATCCTGTTTATTGGTAAGCGGGGCTATGATGAGATGCTAATATAATCTTGAAGAAAGTTGTTCTGTCTTGATTTACACTAATACTTCCACTTTGCATTAACCTAGCAATGTTCATCCCAGGGTTTCAACAGAACTTGGAAACATAAATCAATTAAGCCTCTCAAAGCTTTTTGTTGGAAATTTAAGTGGGTTCCTAAGAACTTGAACTGATTGAGAAATAAACTGAATAAGTGCTAATATGAGATAATCTTCCAAACCTAAGAAAATATGAAATAGTTTTTAATATTGCATTGTACTTAGTAAAATCTGCCAGAAGTAGAGGCAGATATCCAAATGCTTTCAATAGCAAATGCCTCAGGAAAATGGTAGGTATTAAATGGAATGAAGTTGTAACAAATGAGGAGATTTGTCAGAGTTCCACAACTTTTAAATTCCCAAAGTTATCCAGAGAAGACAATGTAAATATCTGGGATGTATGAAGAATGTAACCAGAGCATCTGCCATGGCAGGTGTACCATTGGGCAACtggaggacatgtaagagaggcGGAATGAAATAATCTCTCCATTGAACACTAGAGAGGGAAGACTATTGGACTTAACATTGAGGACATGCAAAGAGCAGCCCAGGATAGACAGGGATGGCAGAGTCTTATTCAGGCTCTAAGTGATGTTTGATAGTGTGAGAAGGATTCAGACACTTAGTAAGTGAAGGCATGGAGaaattgcccaaggtcatgccACAAGATAGTGGCAGAGTGTGAAATGGAACCCAGAAGAAATGGCTCCTGGTACTTCGTTCTAACCAATAGACAACAGTGTCTCCCTCAGTGCTTTTATTTACTGGAGAAAAATTAATTTTGACGTATTTTCCTGAAGTTGATATTTATGAAGGCTTTGTATGGGGTTTACAATTCACAGCATACACAATTACTTCCAAATGATTGACAAGGTACCAAGCAACAACACATATTGCAGTATTAGTTTATTTCTTAGATTGTGAACTCGTTGGCACAGAGCCCACCCCTTCTTGGATTTGGGAAAGGGCCTAAGGCCCCAATACTCCACTTGTTTACCCTTGGGAGCGCTGCTTCAATGGGCCTCTGCATGAGCTCAGCAGTGAGTCACTGCACTAACAAATGTAGGCTCCAGGCCTCCTAGGGTAACACAAACATGGCAGAATGATATTTTCTTGCATCTGGAAGCTTATGCCTGGTGAGTTCTCATTTTGTTTGTTGTCCAGATAATATAAGTTCTTAGTAGTCCACTTAAATTTCCAGGAGGATGTGATAGCCTTTATTAATAGCTAAACTCAGATTTTAATCCGTGTCGTCTTGCCTAAAAAAATATCTGGGGCTGGATTAACAGGCTGACTGCAGCAGCGTTGCCCTGCTCCAGTGAAGCAGAAGCTATAAACTCATCTTAACTGGCTGGTTAAACTGGGTTTATGGCTGCTTTGCATTGTTggagggacacagagcagctggagTGAAACTGGCAAAGTTGGCCCCAGTCTTGGACGTTCACATTGTGAAAAGGATGCCGTTTATTTGAGCCTGTGTCTTTTTTCTGGttcagagctgaagaagagtCTTCCTCCTTCAATAGTAACATGCCAGCAGTCCTCCCAGCCAATGATTCTTTTGCAGCAGGCAGGACTTCCTCCTCATCCTCGTCCTGAGAAGCCTTCATCTCCTCCTATGTCAGTGGCCACAAGGCCAAGAGCCAACTCACCACTGTCCCCACAGAAACCGTTTGGACTGGGGCCTTCCTTGCAGCACTCACAAGAAGAGGAGCTTGCAAAGGATCCCGTGCTGGAGGAACTATGTAAGCCTCTGTGTTGTAAACTTTGCAATGTCACTCTGAATTCAGCACAGCAAGCCCAGGCGCATTACCAGGTAAGGAGAAGCAAAAGAAGAAAGATGTTCAGATTAGTTGTTCCTGTGAGGTGCCTACCACTCTTTCAGTAGGGCAAACCTTATGAATTGTGGGACCCCAACCTGCCATAAGTGAGGGAGTGATGTGCCAGGAGCTTCCTCTCCTTCTGGTCCCACTGCCAGAGGCAGGTGGGGTAGGAGGGCAGATGAAGCCCCCCTTTTTGCTCCCACGCCTGAAGGAGGGTTACTGAGGCTACCCAGGGTTTAAGAGTGGGGCCCTAATGAGTTGCTTGTCCTCTTTGTGCTTTAGGCTGGAGTTCATcacaattttttcatcaaaactttTCTTCCGTCATGAAAAATGTTGCCCTTTCGaccaaaataatggaaaatttATTTAAGTCAAAGCTTTTCATTCCTCCCCCGCCACAGGAGAATGAGAAAGCAAAACCCTGTGCGCTTTGGTCCTTAGTTGAACTGGGGAATCAGGTCCTAGACTCCCCCTTTAAAATAAAGGGGGAGAGGCAGTGGGAATTTAACCAGATTCCCCAGTTCAACTAAGGCCAACAGAAAGTTCTGATTTTCCTTCCAGTTctaatttaaaaacatattttaaaaatgttgattaCCCATCTTTTCTCCcagctttgctgcttttatcagtGGATGCCAGTTTAGCAGGTTTATGTCCCCTGGGGGTCGGATTGAGCAGGCTCTATTGAGACTGAGGAGTATGCTCTTTATAACTCAGACAGCAGGTGCtataacagaggtgggcaaactatgacccgcgggaccgtcctgcccagcccctgatctcctggcccgggaggctagccccgagcccctcccctgcagcctgagctcactgcgctgctggcgcaatgctctgggcagtggggctgcgagctcttgccgggcagcgcagctgcagagccgcagcctgacccggtgctctgtgctgtgcggtggcgTGGCTGGGTCCAGCCGGGTggtgcggctgcctgtcctggtgctctgggcagcgcggctgtagcgccgccagccaccggtgctccggGTAGCAcagtaaggaggcagggagcagggggggttggatagagggcaggggagtttggggggtggtggtcagggggcaggggtgtggatggggtcacGGCGGtgagagggcggggaacaggggggtggaatggggcagggatcctggaggggcagtcaggaaggagggggggttggatggggcagtggggggcagtcaggggcagggattctgggggcggtcagggagaaaGTGTAGTTGGATGGTgcgggggtcctgggggggaagtcaggaatgagaggaggggttggatggggcgatggggggcagtcaggggacagggaacacgggggttggatggggcaggagtcccggggggaccGTCAGGGGccgagaagcaggaggggtcggatagagggcaggggccgggccatgcctggctgtttggggaggcacagcctcccctaaccggccctccatacaatatcggaaacccgatgtggccctctggCCCAAAAGTTTGTCCGCCCCTGTGCTATAAGAATGAAGTTACTACCTTTGCTCTTAGACCAAACACCGTTCATATGGTTCACTTGAACTGGTCTTGTCTCTGAGTGGCGCTTCATCACACAAACAGGGGTGTAGTATATGACAGACACCCTTGGATTAGCCAGCTTCTCTACCGCAATGTACATTTCTTTTGATATGGTTCACAATATGGATCCCCAGAGATCATCTCTCACTTTGTGCTTCTACCTGGTAAGAACACCATCTTATTGGACTCTCAACTTCTGACAACTTCTAGATATGATCATCTGGGGTGGGTGGTCTAAGAGTCTTCATTTCACTCCCCCTTCCCAAGTACATCAGAGTGCCAGTTTGCTGACCTTCTGGGTATGTCGCAATAGTTTTCACTTTGGTTTTTCCAGAGGAGTGTACTGAACAGGGAGGGATTTAGTGAGATGAGGAGACCTGGGTGTCTTTCTATATTATTGGGAtggattttcaaaaaagcttCTAATTTTTGCAGGCAGAATTTTGTAGGTTCATCCCTTAGGTTTGCTGGCTGGCCTGGAAAGCATGTCCCATGCTATCTCCCTGGAGCCTCTCTTTTCCCAGGTCTGCTTCAAGAGTCTCCTCCCCAGCTACCCTCTCCCTTCAGGGATAGTCCCAAGGTGCAGGCCCCTCTGAGTTTTCTTTGCCAGAGAGGAAACACCCGATTACCTCTCCCCTAGATCTCCTCTCCCTATTGCCTTGCAGCCTTTCTTTATAGAAGCCACCCAGGTTGGTTAGTCACAGCTGGGTCTAATTCTCAATTACCTGTCTTTGAGGTGCCACAGAATGGGCTAATTGGGCTCCCCTTCACCCTTTCACTGCTAGTGTGGTGGGTACATACCCCATCCCaagacccagccctgccaggTACTGAGCATCTCATGAGGAATGTTAAGCACTCTAATctcccattgcaatcaatgggagttgagattgctcagcccctctcaggaTTGGAGCCTGTATCTGAGCTGCTGTTGTCATGACTACGTTTACATTTCAGCGTTTTAGCTGAGTCCTCTGGCTGCTAGATACAGGTGGGACTCTTCCATCTGGACAGTGATTAATTCAAGTTTTGTTTCCAGGGTAAAAACCATAGTAAGAAACTTCGGAATTACTATGCTGCAAATAGTTGCCCAGCTCCTGCCAGAATGAGCAATTCAGTGGAGCCTGCCGTGCCTCAGATTGTCTCCCATCCAGCTCAGGTAAGGCCTGGGGAGGTGACGGAGGCTGTGCTGCTTACATGTGCAGAACCCCCTATGACAACATAGGTAACTAGGTCTCGTGCTTTGGGGTGGGATTGCTGCAGGGGTCAGAGGAATTTTCCTCACTATGTCCAGCATGATGCAATTGGCCCGGTGTGTGCCTTTAcattcttctgaagcatcaggtattGACCACTCCTGGATACAGGGGACTTGACTCACTGAGCCACTGATCTAATCCTGTGTGGCAAATCCCATGATACCTGTGTGAATCAGATGCTCTGCTGATTATGGCTGTTTAAAGCCATGGAAATCACTCGTCGTCATGTccttcctttgtgtgtgtgtgtgtggtatatCCTCCCCTTGCCTAGCCATCTCCTGTGCATCCAAGTGAGGCTGCACCTGGGTGCCGATGTAGAAAAGGTGTTTAGAGTCTAGCACCAACGGCACTGGGCCATCATTTCCCTCCCTAAATAGCTACTCTTGTGGCACTCATTCTCCAATCACTGCATGAGTGAATGGCCCCCTTTGTGATCCAGATTACTGCTGTCCCATGAACTGCCCAATGGCAGGCACGTGTAGAGCAGAGTGCATGCCCAATTAGCTCAAGGGGTAAATCAAATGTTCTCCACACCCAACACTTGCATGTCATTGCATGTTGGTCAGCAGGGATCAAAGCTGGGGCCTTCAGCACCACAAGCTCGGGCCTCTACTACTTGAACTAAAGGAGACCGAACCCCTTAGCTGTGAGTAAGTAGCAGGTTGTTATATGGTTGCTGGGGCCAGCCTCTATGGGGGAGACCTGTTGACATACAAAAAGAACCTAATCCAAAGcttactgaagtgaatgggagtctttccattcgcTTCAGTGGGCATTAGAGCAGGCCTTTCCCTAAGCCATTGTATGTTACAAGTGCACTATGCTGATTCCCAACAGCTGGGGTGGCTGCTCTGCCTTGTTTGAGGAACTAATTCTCAGAAAAAAGAAAGCCAAGTTTGAGCCTGGTACATAGAAGATGTTCATATTGTACCATGCACGCCAGAATtctaggggttttttttgggaggAGCATATGAATTATCAAAATAGGGGCCAAAGAAACTGCACCTTAGAAAGTGTAGCACTGGCAAGGCCAATGAGTAAATCATTGTTATTCACACTGTTTGGGAAATACGGTTCCTTGGTGATGTACAAAACACCAAAAAGACTCAGTCACTGCCCCAATCAGCTTACGTTCTAAATAGCCAGACAAGATCATGCCCCATAATGCACTGGGAGATCCCGAGGACTGAGCTTTCTCAGGACTGGATCATTCCTCTAAAATCTGCATATGGAACTCCCGCTGTCCATAGgcaaggtgtggggaggggtcagtTGTTTCTCTGCAACCCATGGAAGGTTCTTTGCTGGGTTGGAGATgggggcgggtagtctggacgcaGACTTCCCTCAGTGCTGTGGAATCTCCTTTCAGGGGGCTCCTGGGGGCAGTGGTAGGCTGAGGAGTCCAGCCTGCGAGGAAGCTGGAAGTGGAAGCAGGAGGCACGAGAGCCAGTGCAGAGGTACAGGGCCTCTGCACAGATAGTTCTGATCTCCATCTGATCCTCAGGGATCTTCCATCTGATCCGCAGAGATCGGTGTGGATCTTAGGGGGTGTGCAGGTTCAGGGGGGCAGactcccagctggagccaagGAGAGGCAAACGCTCCTCCCACAAGGGAAAGAATTTGGGGAACCCAGTGCAGAGAACCCAGAGTTCTAATCCCCACTTTTACCACCAGCTTGCTGAGAAGGGTCCACTTCATTGAGCCTGGCTCAGTGATTTCAAAGAATGAACTCCACTATGTTTGTATGTGATCCTTTCCCTCCCTTTTGCTGCTAGATGGGCGCCTCTAAACCAGGAGGCCGAGTGATCATGGCCACAGAGAATGATTACTGCAAGCTTTGTGATGCCTCATTTAGTTCCCCGGCTGTGGCCCAGGCTCACTACCAAGGAAAGAATCATGCCAAGAGGCTACGCCTGGCAGAAGCACAGAACAACTCGTTCTCGTAGGTATTGTTCAACCTTTACATTAAGGGCTGGCCTGAATGTGTGCAGCCATGCTCCAGCAGTCTCTGTTAATGTATCTCAGAGAGCTTTAAAACAGAGCTGTATGTGTTTATTTAACCTTCAGGGATACATCAGAACTGGGCAAACGGAGGGCACGGAAAGAAGGGAACGACTATAAGATGATGCAGAATAGAAGAAATGTGTATGCGGTTCAGAACAGTACAGGTACTTGAGTGCTTGTGTCACCACTTACATGCTCCGTAGGTCGCACAGTGACTATTGCTTAACGGGTTCTGTTTGACACAGAAGGGTGCATTAGGGAGCTCTTGTTCTGTGAGCTGGTCTGCCCTGGTTCTGACTCCAGCATGAGGGATTGTAACAGGGTGGCTGCCTCCAGGGTGGCATGGTGTAGCTCGGCAGCAGCCCTGCCTCATTTTGCCCCCTTCTCACAGCTCTTCAAAACTCCACGGCCTCCTTTGGCTGCTGCAGTGCCTTGCTGCTATGCCTTGGTCCTCCAACTAAGCCCTTAACAAAAGTACAACTATCCAGGGAATCGGAGTTCCACATCCAAGTTAAAGCCAAACAAAACAGCGCCTTTGCCCCAGTCTCAAACTAGGCCCAATCCCTTCTTCCTAAGGGGCCTCTCTTCTGTCCTCTAATTTTTCTGCCCACCCTCTGGGCTCAGCTTTCAGCCCTTCCCAGGTTCCTTTCCATCACTCCCCTGGGTT encodes the following:
- the ZMAT3 gene encoding zinc finger matrin-type protein 3, giving the protein MILLQQAGLPPHPRPEKPSSPPMSVATRPRANSPLSPQKPFGLGPSLQHSQEEELAKDPVLEELCKPLCCKLCNVTLNSAQQAQAHYQGKNHSKKLRNYYAANSCPAPARMSNSVEPAVPQIVSHPAQMGASKPGGRVIMATENDYCKLCDASFSSPAVAQAHYQGKNHAKRLRLAEAQNNSFSDTSELGKRRARKEGNDYKMMQNRRNVYAVQNSTGPYFNPRSRQRIPRDLAMCVTPSGQYYCSMCNAGASEEMEFRQHLESKQHKSKVSEQRYRNEMENLGYVQ